The genome window accgaaaccagtcattttgacttgtacggtagttatagtgttaacacattgcgcaccggtaaccagaaatctcgtttttatataaagatactTAGGGGCtacgctaattaccacagcattgagaaaaatataaaatttcattcgaattgattatctatttaaaatatattacataacaatatgatatctgagtttttctactGAATTTTTCTACGCACGATTTggttttctaaaaattagccggtacgcaatgtgttaatgagCTGATATTTACTCTGCCGGGAATCTCGTGGCTCCAGGTTTCCACATAATAAGAGAAGAGTCATTTTTCAGCTGCGTGCAATGAGAATCCGTTCGATAGGCGTCCGCCTTGTCAGTCCAGTCCACTTCCATTCTAGCTTTGGCTGCCTTCAATTCTATCAATTGCATTTCTATTTGCTCCCGCGTTCTGCCAAGCAGCTCTCGTATCTCCGAGCACAATGCAACTTCCTacaaaaaattgataaacatataaaacataaaatagtaATAGCATCCTCCCTTGCCCCATCAAAACGTTCCctgccagcgcttatttcgatgACAATCGAAGTtttccttcaatccaataaatctaaacaaaatattagaaaaacgaaACTGTAACGAGTCGAGTTCCTAAATACAATGTCGTAGTTTCTCATTTCTAACAACAATATCTATTGGATTAATTTAGCTCAATTTAGATTAtctcaattatatttccttcaatccagTAAATCTTCTGAAcaagatattagaaaaataaaacaggaATGAGTCatcgagtttctaaatataatgttgtAGTTCCCcatttcaaataacaatattcatagAATTCATTTCGTTCTCATTATGTAACATATAGGATTACGATCGTTACAACCATGTGGCGTTGACAGTGAACTTGTTAAACGGTTATTCAGAATTTGTAGTAACTTGTTTTGCCAATGTTTATCTCTGTTACCAGACGCCCCACGGTAATACATATGTAATGTCACGTTCAAGGTACTTCCATGCATTTCTCTTTATAAACAGTCACCTTTGTCAATTCCTCTTCGACTTCGTCGCGAATCAGATCGGATTCTAACCGGCGCGATCGTAGTTGCAAGAATTCACCGGCGATCGATTCCGGTATCGTGAGGACCGATAACGATTGTTTCACTCGTCTACGTTCCGCCTCCAATAATTCGATTTCCTCGGTGATCTCGCGTATCACGTGCTCCAGCTCCACTTTCCAACGGTGCACCTCGGCCGACCGTTTCTTCAGGTAATCCGTCGTCTCCAATTGCGTTTTGTCCGCCTGTCTGTACGCCTGATCGACGCATCGTCTCGCGTTGCTTATGGCAAgcctgaaatatttgtattcctTCATGATGTTTCATTTCGTTATGTCTATGGTAATGAGATGTACCATCGTCCATCGAGACTCAGACACTTGAATCTCAAAGAACCATAATTAATTTCTTGGTATTTTACACTAACAACTGCCTTGCACTAAATAAATCACTCTTTAGATGACTTCTTCAACCCAAAGTCGgaagtttcactggaaatattttaaccctttgaactctgcaggctccaatattgcaccagttatattaacCCCCTATAGGCCCATGTTACTTTGAAGtcatatatcagtatattgtcatcttgttgatttacttcattttgcactcaaagtggagaataaaataaagtaatcaatTAACTTAAACTCAGGAATCCATGTGTCTTTTCAAAAATTGTCGAAGTAAGCATTCAAGATGAATCTTTTCGATCCGTCTagcggttctagtgttaatctccgAGATTTCTGGTACTCGAAATACGTGAAAGTTTCTTTCCGTACTGGGCGTCCCGAATTTTTTCGTCCGACTGTTGGAAGAATTTGAGATTGTGGGCCCTCCATTGCGGCGCGCCGAATTTCGTCACAGAATACCGGTCGACGACGGGTCTCACGCCTGTTAAACCGTCTTTAGGCGTGAAAGTTACCCGACCGGTGGCCCACGGACCAAGAGCGCCCATTGTTTCTTCCGGCGCGACCGGAAACGCGTCTTCTGGCTGGGGAAGATAGGGCGGCGGTTTGTCTTGCGCTCCGCCATTGGAAAGTTCCTTGTCCGTCACGGGACAAGAGGGCTGtgcaaaaattgtttaaattgttaACTTGTCACTGGCAGAAGtaggttattatttattattatttactttcgttactcgCATCCCTTTACCTGTACGCGCGTACCAATGATAATGGTAACGCATTTATTGAATATCGATTAGGTATGCAAACTATAACGTGTTCGTTAAAGAAATACCAATCATGATGAAACAAAGTTTATTGAATTCCTTACTGATGaacaatattcaaatgaaaatgccAGGTAACAGTCGTTTCGCTCAAAATGGCCGCGAGTCTAAAGGCACGGCTGCGATCGTTCATTCGTGTCTTTCCACGAGAGGTGTTGTGCAGATTGCCtttaatatatgaataattGAACAACCAGATGACTACGATTGGAGAGCAAGGTCAAGATATTAGGTCGTAGCGCAAGTTCCGTGCTGCTATTTTCGCGGTACACGCGTCTGTTGATACCGAGGAATTATTTTCAGCTACGATGGAGGCACAAAGGtgtgtcgaatgaaaataatgatcaTCGAGGCAAGGGACAGG of Nomia melanderi isolate GNS246 chromosome 5, iyNomMela1, whole genome shotgun sequence contains these proteins:
- the LOC116435225 gene encoding tektin-4-like isoform X1 is translated as MDVNQDSTEDTLQLPHNGTGDAPSCPVTDKELSNGGAQDKPPPYLPQPEDAFPVAPEETMGALGPWATGRVTFTPKDGLTGVRPVVDRYSVTKFGAPQWRAHNLKFFQQSDEKIRDAQLAISNARRCVDQAYRQADKTQLETTDYLKKRSAEVHRWKVELEHVIREITEEIELLEAERRRVKQSLSVLTIPESIAGEFLQLRSRRLESDLIRDEVEEELTKEVALCSEIRELLGRTREQIEMQLIELKAAKARMEVDWTDKADAYRTDSHCTQLKNDSSLIMWKPGATRFPAEQSTPASCEHYTRESLTDAEAARQKSVNLRSTLDAIFANSVRDLRDQATRVDLALGGKIKLTEEMCQQLEEELLRCLHELANTEKAIEDLRQSARGLDYAMKVAQTRLAERLRRRNIENCRDTSQFALVEEVKMLNERTSAMLAELRRAEQTQAGLVKARSDLEREIIVKRKTLYLDKQRGQLLRSFYPSATTLSGF
- the LOC116435225 gene encoding tektin-4-like isoform X2 — its product is MRYHYHWYARTGKGMRVTKPSCPVTDKELSNGGAQDKPPPYLPQPEDAFPVAPEETMGALGPWATGRVTFTPKDGLTGVRPVVDRYSVTKFGAPQWRAHNLKFFQQSDEKIRDAQLAISNARRCVDQAYRQADKTQLETTDYLKKRSAEVHRWKVELEHVIREITEEIELLEAERRRVKQSLSVLTIPESIAGEFLQLRSRRLESDLIRDEVEEELTKEVALCSEIRELLGRTREQIEMQLIELKAAKARMEVDWTDKADAYRTDSHCTQLKNDSSLIMWKPGATRFPAEQSTPASCEHYTRESLTDAEAARQKSVNLRSTLDAIFANSVRDLRDQATRVDLALGGKIKLTEEMCQQLEEELLRCLHELANTEKAIEDLRQSARGLDYAMKVAQTRLAERLRRRNIENCRDTSQFALVEEVKMLNERTSAMLAELRRAEQTQAGLVKARSDLEREIIVKRKTLYLDKQRGQLLRSFYPSATTLSGF
- the LOC116435225 gene encoding tektin-4-like isoform X3; the protein is MNVGRKKKPSCPVTDKELSNGGAQDKPPPYLPQPEDAFPVAPEETMGALGPWATGRVTFTPKDGLTGVRPVVDRYSVTKFGAPQWRAHNLKFFQQSDEKIRDAQLAISNARRCVDQAYRQADKTQLETTDYLKKRSAEVHRWKVELEHVIREITEEIELLEAERRRVKQSLSVLTIPESIAGEFLQLRSRRLESDLIRDEVEEELTKEVALCSEIRELLGRTREQIEMQLIELKAAKARMEVDWTDKADAYRTDSHCTQLKNDSSLIMWKPGATRFPAEQSTPASCEHYTRESLTDAEAARQKSVNLRSTLDAIFANSVRDLRDQATRVDLALGGKIKLTEEMCQQLEEELLRCLHELANTEKAIEDLRQSARGLDYAMKVAQTRLAERLRRRNIENCRDTSQFALVEEVKMLNERTSAMLAELRRAEQTQAGLVKARSDLEREIIVKRKTLYLDKQRGQLLRSFYPSATTLSGF
- the LOC116435225 gene encoding tektin-4-like isoform X4 encodes the protein MGALGPWATGRVTFTPKDGLTGVRPVVDRYSVTKFGAPQWRAHNLKFFQQSDEKIRDAQLAISNARRCVDQAYRQADKTQLETTDYLKKRSAEVHRWKVELEHVIREITEEIELLEAERRRVKQSLSVLTIPESIAGEFLQLRSRRLESDLIRDEVEEELTKEVALCSEIRELLGRTREQIEMQLIELKAAKARMEVDWTDKADAYRTDSHCTQLKNDSSLIMWKPGATRFPAEQSTPASCEHYTRESLTDAEAARQKSVNLRSTLDAIFANSVRDLRDQATRVDLALGGKIKLTEEMCQQLEEELLRCLHELANTEKAIEDLRQSARGLDYAMKVAQTRLAERLRRRNIENCRDTSQFALVEEVKMLNERTSAMLAELRRAEQTQAGLVKARSDLEREIIVKRKTLYLDKQRGQLLRSFYPSATTLSGF